The nucleotide window TGTGCTGATTGTTCTAGACTCCGCGCAGCCAAGGGCGTTGCATGCTTGCAACTTGTAGCGCGCGCTCTGCCATGGATAGTCATAGACGGCAATGCGATGTGCAAAGTCCGTGGTCTCAGGACTCAAATCTTCGCCAAGCGGTGTGTACGCTTCGCTGCCTTCGCTATCGAATAGGAGTTGGTAGCTTTCAATGCCTTCGATAGCTTCCCAATGAAAGGTTAAGGTTTTAACCGAAGGCTGAACTTCGAGTTTAGGTGTCGGGGTGCCTGTAACGGCCAAACATTGTCCATCAACTTCGTGCTGCTCCTCGGGACATTGTGTATCTGAGCATGCTCCGCTCAAGAAGAACAACAACAAGAGAGCCAAATTCGCAAAACATTTCATACAACAACAACCTCAATCTGCACGCTACAATAATCCCCATGAGATAGCCAGCGAGCATGCGCGTGAGCCCCGAGACAAACTACTTAACTGTGTAAGATTCCCGTCGGCAAAAAGCGCGAAACCGGACGATCAATAGAGGTAAACTGTCCCGGTGGAGATGTCTGCACCCTCGACGCCGGGAGCGCCTGCAAACAAACTGTCACCGTGCTCATCGAGGCTGAGGGAAATTCCAAAGAACTCCGCGAACTCAGTGGAGATTGGCGTGTTGTCCTTCAATTTGACGTAAGCGATTTGTGACCAGTTGGTTTTTGAATGGCGAAATACATAGATAGCGCCGGCATATTCAAAATCATTGTTGGATTGATCACCATTGATGCCTACGGCGTTGCTTGCCTCCCAGACGGCACCCACAGCTAAAGTGCTCCCGTCGGCACTCAAGGCCAAGCTAAAGCCAAAACCATCACCTGTATCGGTATTGGATGCTTTGATGTAGGTCGTTTGGCTCCAACTGCTGTTTTCTGCGCGCTCGAAAAGGTAAACAGCTCCTGCTTCTGGCATGTGGTTGCTTAGCTGATCGCCATCAATGCCTCGCGCGCTGCTAGCTTCGTTGAAGGTGCTAACACCCAATAGATTTCCATCTGCGCTCAGTGCCACTGCACTTCCAAAATTATCGTCTGCATCAGTGTTGGATGCTTTTAGGTAGGCCTGCTGAAACCAATCGTTGTCGCTACCGCGTACGAAAACGTAGGTGGCGCCGGCTTCGCTAGCGGAATCGTCGTTTGGATCGGTGTTTGCACTATCTTCGTAGATTGCTCCCACCGCAAGGGTGGTACCATCACCACTCAGTGCGACTGCGGCTCCAAAGTAATCGCCCGCACCAGTGTTGGATGCTTTTATATAGGCCTGCTGAGACCATGTTTCATTGCTTCGAGTAAACACGTACACAGCTCCTGAACTTTGCGCTTGGTTATCCGCTTGATCCCCGTTAATGCCGGTAGCTGAGCTTTTTTCGCCTCTTGCCCCCACAGCCAGGGTGTCGCCATCTGCACTGAGAGCAACAGTTGTTCCAAAAAAATCCCCGACCTCGGTATTTGAGGCTTTGATGTAAGCCTGCTGGGACCACACCCCCTCTGCTGATCGCGTAAACGCGTAGACGGCTCCAGAGGCTGGAGCATCATTATTATCTTCTCCATCGATACCAGTGCTGCTGCTACCTTCTCTCCAAGCCCCCACAACCAGAGTGCTTCCGTCGGCACTCAGAGCTAAACTGGAGCCAAAGTGATCGCCAGCGTCGGTATTCGATGCTTTGATGTACGCTTGCTGAAGCCATCCGGAGTCACCGTCGTTGACAAAAACATACACGGCTCCCGAGCCGCTGCTGCCGTTATCGCTTTCGTTACCATTGATACCGGTAGCCGAACTACTTTCTCCTGGAGCACTGATGGCAAGGGTGTTTCCATCCGCGCTTGTTGCAACAATACTACCAAACGAATCATTGAGATCCGCATTGCTAGCTTCAAGAACACCTATAGTGTCAAGCATGAGTTCGGTCGTGCCGATGGCGTCCGACTCAACGCAGCCAAGCGCGTTGCAGGCTTGCACTTTGTATTGCGCAGTGTCCCAGGGGTAAAGATAGACTGAGAGCTGATGTGCATAACTTAGAGTCTCAGCGCTCAAGTCCTCGCCAAGCTGTGTGTATTCTTCCGTGCCATCACTGTCCTGCAGTAGCTTGTAGTTGTCGGCCCCCTCGATAGCGTTCCAACTGAAGTTTAGCGTTTTGACCGAAGGCTGCACTGTGAGCTCGGGTGTTTGAGTGATCACAAACACACATTGCCCGTCGACTAGGTCATTGCCCTCAGGGCACTGTTCATCAGAGCAAGCGCACATCAGAACTACAAGAATCAACCCGATTTCCCTAAGATTTTTCATCTGCCATTAACCTCTTGTTGTCTAACTACATCGAAGCAGAGAGAGCTAACAAGGTTTTTTGCAGGATCCAGGATCCCATCAAAAAACAGCGCAAAATCAACTGCATAGAAACCACACCGCGATAGTTTAAATTTCAAATTATCGCGGCGTGGTTTCTAAGGCGTTGATATCATGAGCGGAAAAAGAAGGGATCCTGGATCTGTCGGGAGCCTTCAAGTATAGCGACTGCAGGCGATCGGATTTATTGGACGGAAGAGGATGCCATCCGATCGGCGACTCTGAATGGAGAAGACATCCAAATTGCAGCATCAGAGATTCCATCTCCCAACGAACTCTCTGTGATAGCAGTTCAGGATTAGTAAGAGGTGTCACGTGGCATAAGCTCCTCATAATGTGCCTGGCACTTTTGAGGGAACGCTACAGGAGTCGCTGCGCAGGGGTTAAATCGGGGGACACGAGATTTGTTTGGACACCTTGCCACAAAAAATGTGCCTGGCACGTTTTAGGCACGTTTTAGGGAAGACTGCGGGGGCCGTCGTTTAGTTTCTGAAATTTGAGAACAATTGCTGAGTTTATGGGTTGCTGAAAGTTGGGCGGTTTTGTGCTATTCTTGTAGGCGTAGACGATGGGCAAGGTTCAACCCAATAATCCGCTTCATGGCCTTACTTTAAAAAGTATTGTTGAAGATTTGGTGCAGAGGCGTGGCTTTGCGGATTTGGCGCGGGAGATTCCTATTCGCTGTTTTGAGTTTGATCCCAGCATAAAATCTGCTCTTACCTTTCTTCGCAAGACCGAATGGGCTCGGAAAAAAGTGGAAAAACTCTACTTAGCGGATCATTTTGAACGAGATTTCTAGGCCTGGGCCATTGGGGGCATCGCTAGATGCCGCACCATCTACGAACAAAAAAAACAGGGCAAAAACGCGAGCACTATGCTACGAAAAAGGCATCGTGTTCCTGGATTCTGAGAGTTTTATAAATGGCTGTTATGTTAAAGATTATGTTTTCGGTTTGGAGCGCTGCGCTAGTGCTTGGTGCGTGCATGGCTCATACCTCCGATGGAGCGCAGGATGCGGCTACAGAAGGCTTGCTCGCTCAGGGCCAGCATAGCCAAAGGCTTGATGGTTCAGAAACCGTTAGTACAAGGTTTCAGCTTTTTGCCGATGGACAGTTAGTGGCTCAAAGCTCGTTCCGCCGCCGCTTTGCCTCGACTAGGCAAAGTTGTGCTCAAAGTAGTTTCGTTCTTCTGAACGCAAAGCGAGAAATAATGTACGAACGAAGCTCAGCCAAGCTTTGTCTTTTTTTTAGTGGTTCTGAATCAAAACGAAAATACAGCAAAGTAAAAGAACAATCGCTGTCTGTAGCCATTCCTGTTGCACTTCTCGATGCTGCGAAGTACCTCGCTGTGCTTCATCATCGTCCGGAGCAAACGCCTAGCGCACTGCTCACTCGGCGCCTGACGGGCCAAGGAATATTCAAGATTCCGGCCAAAAATCCATAGTGGTGCGCAGGTTGTCCTGATCCAAGAATTTGCTTTGTTGAAATACGCCGGAAACATTTGTTCGTTATAGTTTCCCACTATCAAAGGGAGGCAACTATGGCGGGGATGAATCCGGCGAACCTGAGTTGGATGCTTATATCGACTTGCTTGCGAGCACTTTGCAGCCTGTGTGCTTTTGAAGCCCAGTGTTGATTAAGACGACGCTCTTGATACTTTTGGCGCAGCAAGGCCGTTCAGTACTTGTGCCCACTGCGGAGTGGGACTTGGTGAAAAAGTAGTGAAAAGGCGCTCGCTTTTCCCATGCCTTCACGTAGCCGGCATGGCAAGTCTGTTCATTGGTTCAACAGTTCTTGCTCAAGATACATCTTCATCTGCGCTGCTCGAAGAAGAAACACTACAAACCGAGACTCCAAGTCCCACTGAAGAAAAAGAAACAACGTCGATACCAACCCCGACAGCAACCTCCGAATCTGCGGGTGAGCCACCCATCGGACACAAGCCACAGTCCGTATCTGTTGTTCACGATAGTGAAGAAGCCTCCGATGAAACAAGTCATTGGTATGACGCAATCGACTTTCAAGCCTTTGTCGATGCCTATGCCAGACTGGATTGGAACTTTCCAAAGCCGCAAACAGAAACTGGCATGAACCGCGGTTATGATTTTTCAAATGGTTTTTCGTTTGCGTGGGTCGGGCTAGATTTGTCGTATGATAGTGGGCCTGTCGGGGGGAGCATTCAGTTGCGCTTTGGACCTTCGGTGCCACGTCTGCTTGGCGGCGATGCTGTGAGCTTTTCTTTCGATAACGTCAAACAAGCCTTTGTTTCATGGCGTCCTTTTGAAAGTCTACAGCTTGATTTTGGCCAGTTCGATACTGTGTATGGCATTGAAGTGGCCGATAGCCAATACAACATGAACTACACAAGAGGCACACTTTACTTTGTGGGCCAGCCCTTCTATCACAGCGGTTTGCGCGCACGCTTGAGTCTTTCGGAGATGTTTTCCCTCACCGGTCTTGTCGTCAATGGATGGAACAACACCATTGATAACAACATAGGAAAAACCTATGGCATCCAACTAAACTTTGATCTGCAAGACACTTTGCATGCAGCATTGGGATACCTCGGTGGCCCTGAGCAAGCGGATACCGACGATGCCGGAGCAAAGATACCTAACGCCAATGAACAATGGCGCCATTTTGTGGATGTGCTCGCAAGTATTCATGCAAGCGAAAAGCTTTCTTTGGACGTGAATGCAGATCTTGGCGCTGAAGACATTGGAAGCAGTTACGCTTTTTGGTGGGGCGTCATGGTCGGGGCCCGTTACTCGTTTGTAGACAGTTTTGCTTTGGCGCTCCGAGGTGAATATTTTTCGGACAAGGATGCCTTTCTGTTGGGTGTCGCCGATTTAGATTTGATCACCGGCACACTAACCTTGGATTATCAGCCTTCAAAACACCTGATCATTCGCCTCGATAACCGTGTGGATATGGCTTCCAACAACATTTATCCGCGCGGCACCAACCAACTCGAACAGCTTTCTGTCTCATCTGTCCTAGGGCTCGTCGCTATGGTGGGAAACTGAAAAAGGCGTTAGCCTCCGCCCTTGATTTAACTTCATTTGTATACGCCTTTTTGGAACTTGGATCGGTCGGGGTGGGGCAATAACGGGGCTCAGCACAGGTCGATAATGGCGTTAGGTCAATGTCCGATGCTCTGATTGTAGTCTTGTCCAGCTTGACCTAGTTGAACCAAATCTTCGGCAAGGCTTATGAGTTGTGAGCCTCTGCTGAAGCGACGTGCTTGTCCGAGTTTCAGAACCCACAACAGTTTTCCTAATGAGTTTAGCTTGCCGGCACGCAACTCGCCGAGGGTTTCAAAAACGGTTGCCGCTTTTTCGAGTCCTTTAGCCATCTTGACAAGGTCGCCGTCGGCTAAACTCTCAACGGCTTCGATTTGCTTACGCAACTCGTTAAGTGCTTCGGGTTTTACGCCGAGCTCTTCGAGGGCCTCCAGGGTGTCTCGCGCTGCGCCGGTGAACTTAAGAATGCCTTTTCTTACATCCTCGAGTGATTCGCCAATTTTAAGTGACTCTGTTGCTGCACGTGCGAAAACTTCACTAGCTCCAGCGAGTGAGCGTTCCATATGCGCAGTGAGTTCACCCAGAAAACTTGCGACGCTAGCGACGGTTTTGTTTCCGCGTACCAAGCTTCCATTGGGGCGCGTGCGCCTACTATGGAGGCGATCAGTAAGGCGTGGTTTATGCGATGCTGGCGGTAAGCCGCGTTAAGTTCGCCTTGTGAGGCAAGTGCGAGCGCTATGCCAATGTAGCGAAAGGCGTGTGTGAGCTCGACAAGGTGTCGGGACTGCTCCCATGCAGCGTACATCAACACGACATCGGTCACACATATACCAGCCCCGATCACTGCACCGACGCCCGTCCAGCCGAATTTTACAATAAGCCCGGCGCCGACCACGCAACCAACACCTGCAACGCCACCTGCGCCAGCAAAGGTAGCTTCATCAATTAGCTGTTCGCGGGCAATCTGCTGTTGCACACAGGCAAATTCAGGATGCTGATGCAAGAACTGATCAGTTAGGGTGCCGATTTGCACGATTTCCGGCAAGTCGCGTAAATTCCATTTTCGTTTGATAAGGTCGTCCTGCAATCCCATGGCATCCTCGGCGCCTTCACGTACTTCTTTGGCAAACCTACGGAATAGATCCGGAAGGTCATTGGGGTTGTTGGCGGAGGCTTGATTGATATCGATTACGGTTTGGGAGATCTGACGATCGGTGAAAATCCCGTTTTCATCGTGATCGAGAATGGGATAACCGGCTTCTTCGGCTTTAGCAGAAGTGTAAAGAAGAAATACGGTTTGAGCGATTGCTTTTGGAAGCTCTCGCATGCGAATATAGGGAGAGGGGCCCAGATTGTCCCCTAAATCGAGGTAAGGATCGCCTTCAACCTTAAGGGGGCCATCGTTTCCATCGGGCCACATGCCTTGCTTTAGAGATTCAAGGTCAGTACGTAGACCATCGATGTAAAACATATCGTTGCCTTCAGGAACGACTTCAGCAAGACCTTGAAGCAGAGCATCGTAAACAGCCATGCATTGCAGCACACTGAGGTCGTCTTGTGGATCGACATGGTAGTCGGCCGGGTTTTGTTGGTTCAGCGTGCCAACAGCAAAGGCCTGTTCCATCGTGGCGACGCAATTGCTGAGGACAGTTACGCCGCTGTCTTCAATCACTTTGATAATTGAACGAAGTTGTGATTCGTAAATAACACGCTCAAGGTATTCCGTGTAAAGCGCATGCAATTTAGCTACGTAGGCAGGGGAGGCTGCCGTCGTTTGAAAACCACTTAGGCCGCTTTGAACTTCTGGAAAATCGTAGTCTTCAGCTTCTGCTGGGACCAGATCCAATAGACTAATGGCTTCACGACGTTCAAACAAAAGAATTTGGTCGACCAGGCTGAGGTGTTGAAGCTGTTCTTCATCTTCGACAATTGCATCCAGCACGTCGAGGCCCACGCTTTGTCCTTGAATGAAAATGCCGTCTCCTGCGTAGAGCGCGGGTGTCTTGGCTGTGACATAATCCAAGTAGTCTTGCTTTTGTGCCTCGTACTCATCGCCGCTTAGTGTAGGACAAGCCTCGCTTTGATAGCCATCAAGGTCGGGCTCCTCTAACGCGCCGGTTTTTTCAGGCAGAGGAACCTCTACTCCCTCGGAGATTAAAGCAGGCTGGCAGCTGCCAAGCCAGGAACTGTTTTGCTGATCGAGCAGCCACGTGGCTGTTCCTGGAGAATGCACACACACTTCACCCGGGTTGGGGCATTGATGGCTCCAAACACATAAATTATCGAGATCGTTTTCTGTAAATGCAGATTGTGAGTTCGCCAGAGAGGTGTCGGTTGCCGGAGCGCAAGCCCAGAGCAGCGCCAAGCTAGTAAGCCCTACGTGTAAGGAGATTCGGGGCATAATAGGTGACTTCATGATGTTTTTCCTGGTCACCATGGAGCCTTGCAATAAGTGAGCCAGAGCTCACCAAAGGAGTTGGTCGTTTTTGGGCTGTTTTTGGCGTTCGTAAGTCGGTCTTTCGGGTCTTCTGTTCTTAATGGAGACAGAATTACCCATTGAAGGTTTGAAGGTAGGGGTCTTGCGTCCTGGTATGCCGCTGACTTCATAGGCTTAGAGAGCAAGTTGGGCTGAATCGAAGGTGATCGAGCCTAGAGTTTTTTCCAATACAATTGATTGGAAAATGCTCTAATGAGGGCTGTTTATCTTTTTATGAATTTGGTCCAACTTGCCTTGCAAGTGATTGGATGCACGGGCGCTTTGAGAGGCAGGAACGGTCTCCTAAAATGATTGCGTTTTTATTGAAGTGTTACTTGTGGTTGGACGGTTTGGTTGAGCGTTTTGCGAATCGTGTGCGCGATGCTGTGGGCGGGTTTTTGGAAGTGTGGCTTAGTGCGGAGCAGCAGAGCGAGTTGGTGCACATGTTTTACGATGGCCGGGTGCGTGATGGCGAGGAGCTTCACTCGTGGGAGGAGCCTTGGTTTTTGGCGGAGCTTCCGAAAGCTCCAGCGACGATTTTAGTGGGGGCTGCCGGACGTGGTCGAGAGGCGCAGTGGCTGGCGGCTAAAGGCTACGTGGTCGATGCTTTTGATCCACGACGTGATTCACAAGATGAGCTTCGCTTGTGCGCTCGTCGCAGTGCGCGCACGTCCTACGCCGAGTTTTGCGATGCTGTTTTGGATGGACGAAATAGTGCAGCAAGCATCTTTGCCAACGAGCACTACGATGCCGTGGTGTTAGGATGGTCGAGTTTTTCTCATATCATTGATCCAGAACACCATGCACGCCTGCTCGAAGCGTGCGTGCGCGTGACGGGCGATGGTCCGATTTTGTTTAGCTATAAGCAAAGCACGACGGTGCCTAAGATAGGACGAGCGCGTCGCGTCGGGCGCACCATGGCTCAGGCCTTAACCTACGGTAGCCCCACAGAGAAAAATCAGCGCTATTCCTACGCAGGTCGAGCGGGGTTTATGTACGCTTTTAGCGACGATGAGCTGATTGCTTTGGCAAAATCAATGACGCCACCCCGAACGGTGCATTGGGGAAGCCGATTGAGCTATCCGCATGCTGCGTTTGTCTTGGAAAAAGAAGCGCAAGCGATGCATTCATAACGACGTCTGAGTCAAGCTTTTGTGCTTGATCCGATCGCGGGCTGTCGCACAAGCCAGAAAGGGTGTGATTTGCAATTTTCATAAAGCAGCGCATGCTGTCTATATAATATATGGACAAACTAACGCAAAACGAGTCCTGGAAATTGCAATTGTTTTTCGACGGGGAGTGTCCGTTGTGCGCTCGGGAAGTGAATTGGGCGAAGCGGAGAAATACTCATGGGCAAGTGAAATTTACCGATATTGCAGCGCCGGATTTCAATGCTGAATCCTACGGTTTATCTCAGAGCGAATTGATGGACAAAATTCACGCTCGACTGCCCAGCGGTGAAATCCTGGTTGGCGTTGAGGTCTTTCGGCAGATGTACACGCTGCTTGGTTTTCCGCGTCTCGTGGCGCTAAGTCGTCTGGCTGGTGTAGAAACAGCACTGAATTGGTCCTATGGTAAATTTGCGAAAAATCGCCTTAAATGGACCGGACGCTGCACCAGGGAAAACTGTGCAGTGGGCAAATAGGAGCCGCTGAGCATGCTAGATGAAAATGAAGGTCTTTATCCAATGCGCGTGGTTGCTCGTCTGACCGGACTGAGTGCCGATACGGTTCGCGTGTGGGAGCGGCGCTATCAAGCGGTGACGCCTGAGCGAACGGATGGCGGCGCGCGGCGTTACTCTGCAAGCGAAGTTCGGCGACTGATACTTATGCGTGAAGCTACTGAGCAAGGGCATCCCATTCGTAAGATTGCTCGTTTAGGGGAGACTGAGCTGAAACAACTTCAGGAGCAGGCTCTTGGACCTGAGCCTGCGCATGAAGCCCAATACTCTGTCATTTATGATTATCTTAACGCTGTGCGACGTTTTGAAGGCGTTGAAGCAATGAAGCTTCTGGGACGGTCTGCGGCTTTTTTCTCGGCGCGCGATACGGTTTTTTCAGTGGTAATTCCCTTGCTTCACCGCGTAGGAAAAGAGTGGAGTGAGGGCCGCTTTTCGATTGCCCAAGAGCATCTTGTTTCCCAACAACTTGGCAGTGTACTTTGCACGATGCTTCGGCAGTTTTCTCCGCATCCAGGGGCGCCAAAGATTATTTTTGCAGGGCCGGAAAAACACTTTCATACTTTTGGGGCTTTGATTGGTGCCTTCATCGCTGCGTCACGCGGGATCGAGCCCGTGTTTTTGGGTGCAGATGTCCCGTTCTCGGAGCTTGAAGATGTGGTGAAAAAGAGTGGTGCTGAGGTGGTTGTGCTTAGCATGTTGCGAATGCTTCCGGATGAAGAACGCGACCGAACTCTTAATGCGCTCAATGCCTTAAGCAAACACTGCAAAGTATGGCTCGGCGTGCCAGAGGGTTATTGCCTCTCTAAGCTTTATACCGCAGGCACTGTGTTTCATCGTTTTGAGGACTTAGAAACGGCTCTTACCAACGAAATGATCTAAGTTTAGATTAATAGTTCGATGGCAAGTTCATCGAGCGTTTCAAACGCGTGTGTGGGCGCATAGCTAGCGAGTGTGCTCAAATCATAGCCTCCGCTTGCAACCGCAATGACCTCGGCTCCGAGCTCTTTGGCGGCAATCACATCCCGCGGTGTGTCGCCGATGACGATGGTTCGGCACTCAGCTGCGCTTCGTTGGAGTTTTTTTGCGCCGCGAGTTCTGCCAATGTCCAAGAGCAGCGTGCGGTCCTCTGCATCGGATCCAAAGCCGCCAAAGCTAAAAAAACCATCGAGCTTGGCCGGGGCGAGTTTAAGTTTTGCGCCTTTTTCCACGTTGCCGGTGCCAAGGCCGAGTGCAAGATGGCTATGCGTGCTGAGCGCATCCAGTAAGGGCCGAACGCCTTGAAGCACTTGATAGTCAGAGGCGTGCTGAAGCCGCTCTTCTAAAAAACCAAGGTAGACATCCAAGGTGCTTTGTATTCGCTCAGGACTTGGCTCTTGCTCGATGGCTTCAAGTGCTTGGCGCATGATGGCAAAATCAGTGCATCCTGCAAACTCGATGCTATCGCACGCGTCGTCTCGACCATAGCAATGCGCAAGGCTTTGTTTGAATGCTTTTCGGCCGACGCCACCTGTGTTTACAAGAGTGCCGTCGAGATCAAAGAGAAGAATCGTGGGTTGCATCAAGAATGGAAGATGTGCGGTTGCTCAAAAGAACAGTTAAACAAGACCGCTGATGTGTTGAGGACGGCTTCCAAGGCGTAGTTTTAAACGAACGCTGTTTGTGAGATGCAACTGGCTGCTGCTGCCAGGTCGTGCGGCCTGCACCGTGGGTGTGCGGTCAATGCCCTTGAGTTCCTTCGGATGCGCAATCAGCACTGGAAGATGGGCAATGCGTGCCAGTTCTTCGGCGACCGATCCGAGAATGAGTTTGCTTATTCCGGTGCGGCTGTGTGAGCCCACGACAAGATAATCGGCATCGATGTCCACGGCCACTTGATGAAGCTGTTTTGCGGCATCACCAATGCGCACGTGAATCACAGTGTCTTGCTCCCAATCGCTGGTTGGGAAAAACTCGTTGCTCTTATCAAGAACAAGGGCTTGAAGTTGTTTCGTGGCGGCTTCGATGTGGGCCAACATGGCATCGCTTTGTTTTGCCTCAGCGCTGCCTGTGGGCACGGCTAACACGTGGGTGACGTGCAGCTCGCCATGCTCGTAGCGTTTGGCCAGACGAATCGCTTCAACCAAAGCGTTCTCGCTCGTTTGGGTGAAATCGACACCAACCACAAAACGGGTCGGAAGTGCGGGCGGAGTAGACGTGGACATAGGGCCTCCCGTGAGTGCTCTACACGGTGAACCAATATTTGTGCCTTGTCCAGCGCGATTCGACGAGCGAAGGATGTCCTCGGGTCCTAAGGCGAGGTATGCGAAGAATTGTGCAGTAATTGCAGGTTTTTATGGTTGATGGGGTTTTGCGGATTGAGCCGCAGGGCAGTTTTGAAAGCTTGTTTGGCAACAGCAAAGTTTCTGTTTTCCAGCGCGACGATGCCAAGGCTTCGTTGATTGTGTTCAATGAGCGGGCGAGTACGTATGGCTTGCTTGGCCCAATGCCGCGCTTTTTCTTTTTCGCCAGCTCCGAGGAGCATAAGGGCATAGTTTGCTTGTGCCTTGTCGTTGTTTTTGTCCTGCGCTGCCTGATGCATGAGCTTTAGGGCCATGGCGAGGTCGCCTTTGCTGCGAGCGATGAGTGCTTTGTGAAGATAAGCGCGGCTTTTGCTTTGAGGTAATTGTTCTGCTTTATCGAGCCAGGTCCATGCTTGATCGATTGCGCCACGCTTTTCGAGTTCGTTGGCCACAGCGATCATGGCGGTGCCGTTTTTGGGATCGACAATGAGGGCTTGGCGGTAGAGTGCTTCGCTGCTCTTCCAGGCGGGGAGTTGCAGCAAGCTAAGCAGGCATTGGATCAGTACTAAGGCAACAGCGAGGAGCGAGCCGAGTCGCGTCCGCTGCAGAAAAGGAGCGATGCTGCACAGTGCAATAACCCAGGCCAGGCTTGGCAGAAGCATGTAGCGGTCCTGGGCAAGGTTTTGCAGAGGCGTGAGCAGATGGCTGACCGGGGCAAAGAAGATGCACCAAAGCCAAGCGGCGGCACGTAGCAATGGGGGGCAGCGTTTGCAAAGCATGACGGCGGCGAGGGCAGCCATAAAACAGAAACCAGCGATGAGCATGACGGCATCGGGATGGTTTGGATCAAGAGGATAACGGATACCGTAAGGTCCAAGGAGCGCCAGGCGTGAAAGGTAGTGTCCGTGCAAAAGAGCAAGGGTGCTTAGTTTTTGCAGCCAGCTTGGGTGCTCTTGCACCATGCCCACCATTTGACCCACCCACCACACAGGAACAAAGGCTGCCGTGCTACTTAGACAAAGGATGATCCAAGCAAAGGCATTTCGTTTTTTAAACAGCGCGGCGCTCGGAAGCTCGAGCCACACCAAAACCGCAAGCAAGGCTGGCGTGGTGATTCCTATGGCTTTGCTCCAAACCGACAAAATGCAACACAGGGCGGCGAGCGTAAGCGTCCACCAACGTGGGCTGCGCAAATGCTTTAAGAAAAGCAGTGCTGCGCAAAGCATGAACACGGCGCAAAGCAGGCCCTTGCGTTCCGAGAGCCAGGCAACGGCTTCGACATGCACGGGGTGGGTTAGGAAAACCAAACTGCCAAACCAGGCAAACTTTCGTTTTTCAAACAAACGCGCAAGCAGCAGAAACACCAGGGCACACAACACGCCGTAGAGCAGGGTGTTCGTAAAGTGAAAGCCTCCGTAGTGTTGGCCAAAGAGAGCAAAGTCGGCGGCAATGGACAGATCGCGAATCGGCAGATACTCGCTGCCCAACTGCAGGCGAAAGGGCACTGTAAGATCTGAAAAAAGCCGGAGGCTCAGGCCAAAGTCTAAGTTTTGAAGGCTGCGGTTGTTCTCAATAAGCCAAGGGTCATCGAGGGAAACCGTCGGGTAACTCCAGCTAAGGGCGTAGAGCACCATGCCGAGCCCCATGATAAAAAAGGCTCCCCAGCGCTCCAAGTGCCCCTCAAGAGCCTTTAGACGAGACGTGTCCATCACCAAGGCCATCCTATCGCAGCCATCCCATCCCCCCGAATTAACCGCCTCCCACGCCAAGGAACCAGGAAGTTCTGCCAACCCGCGTACCCCAAATAACGCCCGAATTCCCTCCCAAACATAGCTTTTCGCGAGCTTTTCCTAGGCGCGAGCGCGCCTGAAGGAA belongs to Myxococcales bacterium and includes:
- a CDS encoding DUF393 domain-containing protein, translating into MDKLTQNESWKLQLFFDGECPLCAREVNWAKRRNTHGQVKFTDIAAPDFNAESYGLSQSELMDKIHARLPSGEILVGVEVFRQMYTLLGFPRLVALSRLAGVETALNWSYGKFAKNRLKWTGRCTRENCAVGK
- a CDS encoding porin; this translates as MASLFIGSTVLAQDTSSSALLEEETLQTETPSPTEEKETTSIPTPTATSESAGEPPIGHKPQSVSVVHDSEEASDETSHWYDAIDFQAFVDAYARLDWNFPKPQTETGMNRGYDFSNGFSFAWVGLDLSYDSGPVGGSIQLRFGPSVPRLLGGDAVSFSFDNVKQAFVSWRPFESLQLDFGQFDTVYGIEVADSQYNMNYTRGTLYFVGQPFYHSGLRARLSLSEMFSLTGLVVNGWNNTIDNNIGKTYGIQLNFDLQDTLHAALGYLGGPEQADTDDAGAKIPNANEQWRHFVDVLASIHASEKLSLDVNADLGAEDIGSSYAFWWGVMVGARYSFVDSFALALRGEYFSDKDAFLLGVADLDLITGTLTLDYQPSKHLIIRLDNRVDMASNNIYPRGTNQLEQLSVSSVLGLVAMVGN
- a CDS encoding class I SAM-dependent methyltransferase — its product is MIAFLLKCYLWLDGLVERFANRVRDAVGGFLEVWLSAEQQSELVHMFYDGRVRDGEELHSWEEPWFLAELPKAPATILVGAAGRGREAQWLAAKGYVVDAFDPRRDSQDELRLCARRSARTSYAEFCDAVLDGRNSAASIFANEHYDAVVLGWSSFSHIIDPEHHARLLEACVRVTGDGPILFSYKQSTTVPKIGRARRVGRTMAQALTYGSPTEKNQRYSYAGRAGFMYAFSDDELIALAKSMTPPRTVHWGSRLSYPHAAFVLEKEAQAMHS
- a CDS encoding MerR family transcriptional regulator, whose translation is MLDENEGLYPMRVVARLTGLSADTVRVWERRYQAVTPERTDGGARRYSASEVRRLILMREATEQGHPIRKIARLGETELKQLQEQALGPEPAHEAQYSVIYDYLNAVRRFEGVEAMKLLGRSAAFFSARDTVFSVVIPLLHRVGKEWSEGRFSIAQEHLVSQQLGSVLCTMLRQFSPHPGAPKIIFAGPEKHFHTFGALIGAFIAASRGIEPVFLGADVPFSELEDVVKKSGAEVVVLSMLRMLPDEERDRTLNALNALSKHCKVWLGVPEGYCLSKLYTAGTVFHRFEDLETALTNEMI
- a CDS encoding integrin; this encodes MKNLREIGLILVVLMCACSDEQCPEGNDLVDGQCVFVITQTPELTVQPSVKTLNFSWNAIEGADNYKLLQDSDGTEEYTQLGEDLSAETLSYAHQLSVYLYPWDTAQYKVQACNALGCVESDAIGTTELMLDTIGVLEASNADLNDSFGSIVATSADGNTLAISAPGESSSATGINGNESDNGSSGSGAVYVFVNDGDSGWLQQAYIKASNTDAGDHFGSSLALSADGSTLVVGAWREGSSSTGIDGEDNNDAPASGAVYAFTRSAEGVWSQQAYIKASNTEVGDFFGTTVALSADGDTLAVGARGEKSSATGINGDQADNQAQSSGAVYVFTRSNETWSQQAYIKASNTGAGDYFGAAVALSGDGTTLAVGAIYEDSANTDPNDDSASEAGATYVFVRGSDNDWFQQAYLKASNTDADDNFGSAVALSADGNLLGVSTFNEASSARGIDGDQLSNHMPEAGAVYLFERAENSSWSQTTYIKASNTDTGDGFGFSLALSADGSTLAVGAVWEASNAVGINGDQSNNDFEYAGAIYVFRHSKTNWSQIAYVKLKDNTPISTEFAEFFGISLSLDEHGDSLFAGAPGVEGADISTGTVYLY
- a CDS encoding DUF2132 domain-containing protein — encoded protein: MGKVQPNNPLHGLTLKSIVEDLVQRRGFADLAREIPIRCFEFDPSIKSALTFLRKTEWARKKVEKLYLADHFERDF
- a CDS encoding HAD hydrolase-like protein encodes the protein MMQPTILLFDLDGTLVNTGGVGRKAFKQSLAHCYGRDDACDSIEFAGCTDFAIMRQALEAIEQEPSPERIQSTLDVYLGFLEERLQHASDYQVLQGVRPLLDALSTHSHLALGLGTGNVEKGAKLKLAPAKLDGFFSFGGFGSDAEDRTLLLDIGRTRGAKKLQRSAAECRTIVIGDTPRDVIAAKELGAEVIAVASGGYDLSTLASYAPTHAFETLDELAIELLI